TGGGTGATGACGTGATGTTTGGCAACGGGTCCACGAGGCTCCGGCTGGTCTCGGTCGGGGCGGCGTGTTGCCTGGCCCTGCTCGTCGGCTGCGCCGCCGCGGGTCCGCCGAAGGTTGCCGGCGCCCCGGCGCCTGCCGCGAGGGCGGCGGCCCCGGTGGCTCAGGCGCCGACGGAGGTCTCGACCCTGGTCGTGCGCGAGGGCGCTCCAGGTCTCCAGGTGGATCTGCAGGCGTCCGGTCCGCTCGTCTGGACCAGCTATCGAGACGCGGCGGGCCGATTGGTGATCGAGCTCCCGAACACGCGTCCGGCTCCCGGCGTCGGAGACTGGAGCTCCCCGACCGGCCTTCTGGCCCGGCTCGCCGTCGAGCTCGACACGAGCTCGGATCGACCGCTGACTCGCCTCGTGGCGGAGACGCGGGGCGAAGCGGAGCACTCGCTGACCGGCGAGGCTGGCCGGTTGCGCCTCGAGCTGACGCCGGTGGTCACGACCCCGATCCTCGCCGCCGAGCCGCTCCCGCAAGAGACGGCTCCCGCAGCGGCTCAGCCGGTGGCGGTCGACGAGTCTTCCGCCAAGGCGGCAGCTCTCGGCACGCCAGAGAATCCCCTGCTCGGCCCGGCGCCCTCGGGAGCGACCGCGACGCGCCTCAGCGCCGTCGAGATCCTTCCCGACCCGCAGGGCAGCGTCGTCCGCCTCGAGGGAGACGGCGAGTTCGCGTACTCGGCCTTCCGTCTGTCCAGCCCGGACCGCTTCGTGATCGACCTTGCCGGCGTCGTCAACGCGACGCGGAAGAGTCAGGTTCCGGTGGGTGACGGTGTCCTCGATCGCGCCCGGGTCTCCCAGTTCAAGGCGCAGCCTCAGCCGGTTTCGCGCGTCGTCTTCGACCTTCACGGGCCGACGCCGGCGACGATCGAGCGGACCGCCCAGGGCCTGATGGTGCGTTTCGACCACGGGCAGCCGTCGGGGACCGCCTCGACGATGGTCGAGGACCTGGCCGCGCCGCCGCCCACCCGGCAGGCGCCAGCGCCGACACAGAGCGCCGTGGTCGCGGAGGCCGCGCCGGCCCCGGCTCCAGTCGCCGAGTCCCCGGCCGCGCCGCCGCCGACCGTCGTTGCCGAGCAGGCCGTCGCGACCGCGCCGGCGCCGGAGCCCGAGCCCGCCGCCGCGGTCTCGCGCGACGGTGGTTCGGATGTCGCGGGAGCGGTCGCCCCGGCTCCGGCCCCGGCCTTCGCCGTGGCCGACGCTCAACCCCTGCCGACAGCGCCGCCGGCGGCGCCGCTCGCGCCCGCACCGGCTCCCAAGCTCGAGCCAGTCGAGCTCTTCGAGGCGGCCGACGTGCCCGCCCCCGAGCAGCCGGCCGCTTCGGTCACCCGCACCGAGATCCAGGCCTTCGAGCCGAAGACGGTGGGTGGCCAGCGCAAGCAGTACGTCGGCGAGCCGGTCAGTCTCAGCCTCAAGGACGCCGACATCCGCGACGTGCTTCGCTCCTTCGCCCAGATCAGCGGCCTCAACGTCGTCGTCCAGCCGGGCATCCGCGGCACGGTCACGGTCGAGCTCGAGAACGTGCCCTGGGACCAGGCGCTCGACCAGATCCTCAAGATCAACGGTCTCGGCTACGAGCTCGACGGCAACATCATGCGCATCGCGCCTCTGCAGACGCTGCGCAGCGAAGCCCAGGAGAACGCCCAGCTGGCGACCGAGCAGCAGAAGGCGATCCCCCTCCGCACCGTCCTCAAGCGGCTGAGCTACTCGGAGGCGGGCGACATGGCGCGCATCCTCCGCGGCGGCACCGGAATGATGAGCCAGCGCGGGACGATCCAGACCGACCTGCGCACCAACACGCTGATCATCAAGGAGCTGCCGGCCTACATGGACACGGTGCTGGCGGTGATCGAGACGCTCGACATCCCCGAGCCGCAGGTGATGATCGAGGCGCGGATCATCGAGACGACCAAGCAGTTCGGCCGCACCCTGGGCGTCGCCTGGGGGTTCAACGGAATCGCCGACGCTGCCCATGGCAACACCACCGGCCTGATCTTCCCGAACAACGTGGACGTCAAGGGGAGCACCAACCTGCTCACCGGCGGGAACAACGGGTTCCTCGACATCACGCTCGGCAACGTGCTCGACACGTTCAAGCTGAATGCCGTGCTGCAGGCCGCCGAGAACGAGGGACTGATCAACGTCCTCTCGGCGCCGCGCATCACGACCTTGAACAACGTCGTCGCCGAGATCCAGAGCGGTCTGCAGATACCGATCCAGACGGTGGCGAACAACACCGTGACGGTGCAGTTCGTCAACGCGACGTTGCGGCTCTCCGTCGTGCCGCACGTCACCGCCGAAGGCACGGTGATGCTGACCATCAACGTGCAGAAGCGCGAGCCGCAGCAGGCCTTCGCCGTGGTCGGTGCGCCGAACGCGCCGATCGCGACCAAGGAGGCCACGACGACGGTGGTGGTTCGTGACGGTGCCACGACGGTCATCGGCGGCATCTACAAGGTCTCGACCAGCCAGGGCGAAGATCGCGTGCCGGCGCTCTCGAACATCCCCTTCCTCGGTCATCTGTTCAAGAACAAGCGGCGTTCCGATTCGAACGAAGAGCTGCTGATCTTCATCACCCCGCGGGTCGTCAAGCTGTGAGCCGGCGGCAGGAGAGCCCCATGCGCAAGAGCACCTCGATCCTGAGTCTCGTCCTCCTCGTCTCGCTGGGCCTGTTCGGTTGCCAGCAGCGGACGGATCGCGTCGATAGCGGAGGCGTGATGCTCTCCATCTCCGACTTCGACCAGTTGCCGGTGGTCGTCGACGCCAGCTCGACGGTGTTGACCAACGCCGGGTTGGTGCAGATCGGACAGATCACCGTGCAGAACGTGGTGAAGAACGCCTCGGCAGACTCAAGCGCGCTGATGAACGTCGAGATCCAAAGCTACGAGGTTACCTTTACCCGGGCCGACAAAGGCACCCGGGTGCCGCCGCCGCTCGTCGAGTACATCTTCGGCACAGCGCCGGTCAACGGCAACTTCGTCCTCGACAACGGACCCGTGATGCGGCTCGACCAGTTCAACACCTTGCCGCTCCGGGACCTCCTCGACTACGGCTACGACCGCGAGACGTCCAGTCAGGTAGTGCGTCTCACCGTCGGCATCCGCTTCTTCGGCAGGACGCTGTCCGGCAAGGCGGTGGAATCCGCACCGGCGTACTTCACTATCGACGTGGTGCCCTGAGTGAGTAGGAGAGAGGCCATGCGTACGATTTCACGCCTCGGCGCGACGCTCATCGTTCTCGCCCTCGCCGCGGGCTGCAGCACCGACAAGCCGAGTACGCCCACGGCGCCACCCGCTCAGCCGGTGACCCCGGCCCCGGCGGCCACCGGCGTTACCCTCGCCATCACGGTCAATCCGAGCCAGATCGAGGCCGGAAGCACCGATCCGGCGGTGGTCACGGTCACCGGTCAGCGCAACGACACGGGTGGACCGCTGCCGGAGCGCTCGAAGATCACGCTCACCACGACCCTCGGCGCCTTCGGCAGCCAGACCGGCGGGACCTCGGTCGTTCTCGAGCTCCTCTCGGGCAGCGCGCAGGCTGTGCTCTTCCCCGGAACGGCGATCGGTACCGCCAGCCTGCGGGCCGAGTACGATCCGGCCGCCCAGACGACCGTCAGCGGCTTGGCCGCGGGCGTCGCCTCCGGTTCGCTGCGCATCGTCGAGGAAACGCCCTTCGTCGTCACCTCGGTCAGCCCGAATCTGGGCACGCCGGACGGCGGCGAGACGGTCCAGGTCTTCGGCGGCGGATTCGAGCAGCCGGTGCGCGTCTTCTTCGACGGCGACCTCGCGGCCGTCGTCCAGAGTGTCTCGAGCACGCGCATCACGGTGACGGCACCGCGACTGCCCGATAGCCGTCGACCGGCGACCGGTTCCGTTCGGACGGTTGCGGTCACGGTCAACAACGCCGTCGGCACGGTGCGGGCGGCGAGCGACACGCTGCCGAACGCGTACAACTACGCCTTCAACTCCGGCATCCTGCAGCCCACCATCCTCTCCGTCACGCCGGCATCCGGCCCGAACGAGGGCGGGACCGAGGTCGTCATCACCGGCGACGGGTTCGAGAGCCCGCTGAAGGTGGAGTTCGGCAAGGGCACGGCGGCTCTCCCGTGGGTCGAGGCGCAGGTCACCTCGGTGTCGCGGACCCGGTTGGTGGTCCGTTCGCCGGCGGCGACCGGCTTCGGCCAGGGCAACCTCAACGCCCTGGTCGACATCAAGGTCACGAACCTCACCAGCGGTCGCAACGGATCCCTGGTCAACGCCTTCAAGTACGGGGTGAGCGTCATCATCACCTCGCTCGGACCGGGTCAGGGACCGTACTTCGGCGGCACGCTGGTCACCCTCAACGGGCAAGGGTTCGACGAGCCCGTTGCCGTCAGCCTGGCGAACGTGGCCCAGCAGGTCATCTCCGTCAGCGGCACGCAGATCGTCGTGCGGACGGTTCCGGTGCAGGTCACCAACTGCACCATCACCGGAGCGACCAACACGGTGCCGTCGCGCGTGACGAATATCGAGACGGGGGATTCGGCGACCGGGCCGACCTTCGCCTACACCGTCCAGCGGCCGATCATCTTCGGGGTCAACCCGGCCGGCGGCACGCAGAACGGCGGAACGACCGTGACCATTAGCGGCTCGCAGTTCCGCAGCCCGGTCGCCGTCGAGTTCGTCAAGGGCGACGTCTGGGCCGCTGCCGTTCAGGGGCTCTCGGGTTGCGACAGCGACGGCTACTGCACGACGGTGACCGTCACCTCGCCGTCCGTCCCGAACTCGACGCTCGGCACCGAGCCCTGCGACGACAACGGCGACGGGACGCAGGGAACGCGTTATCTCCCGACCCCCTTCTCGATTCGGGTCCGCAACCTCGAAACCGGTTGTACCTCCGACTCGTTCGCCAACGGCTACACCTATCAGCCGAGCGACAACAGTTGCCGGAACGACTCGGCTCCGGCGACGGCGACGCCAGCGCCGACTCCGCCCGTCGCGAGTTTCACGCACTTCGTAGTGTCCGGGTTCACGGTCCAGTTCAACAACACCTCGACCGGGAATCCCACCACCTACGAGTGGGACTTCACCAACGATGGGTCGATCGACTCGACCGCTCAGAGCCCGCAACACACATTCCCGGGTGTCGGAACCTACGCGACGCGTCTCCGCGTGACGAACACGGGTGGGTCGAGCGAGGTCGTCAACTCGGTCGTCCTGACCCCGTAGATCAGGACTTGGGATGAAATCGCGGGGTGGCCGCTTGTACGCGCGGCCACCCCGTTTCGTATACTCCGGTGGCCATGCGAACCCGTCTCCCGATCCTCCTCTCGTTGGTTGCCCTGCTCGGCCTGTCGTGCGACAAGGGAACTCCGGTCGCGCCCTCCGGCGCCCTCCTCAGCATCAGCGTCAGCCCCGACCGGATCACCGCGCGGGGCTCGGCCACGGTCACCGTCGTGGCCATGCGGTCGAACGGCAACCCGGTCAACCAGGGAACCGAGGTTCGGCTGACCACCAATATCGGAGCCCTGCCCGAGGTCATCGACACCGACTCGGCCGGCGTGGCGCGTGCCACCCTTCAGGGCGACGGCCGGGTCGGGACGGCCAAGATCACCGCCACCTCGGGCTCGGCCGAAGCCGTGACCGCCGAGGTCAAGGTCGGGTCGTTCCCGGTGTCGATCAGCCTGCAGGCGTCACCCTCGACGGTGGCCGAGAGCGGCGACAGCGTCGACCTGCTCGTCCTGGTGCGCGACGACCAGGGCCAGCCGCTGGCCGAGGCCCCGGTGAACTTCAGCACCCAGAAGGGGACGCTCGATTCCGGCGGCGCCTTCCTGTCGACCAACTCGCGAGGCGAGGCGCGCGACGTCCTGACCTTGACCGCCGCCGACTTGCAGACGGTCGCCGGCGACACCTTCCAGATCAAGGCGGAGAGCGCGGGCTCCGGCGGCACGGCGATCAGCCAGAGCTTCACCCTGAGCATCCAGCGCAAGCCGAAGGCGAGCTTCACGGTCTCGCGCAGTGGCCTGACGGTGGTGTTCACCGACACCTCGACGGGCAGCCCGACGAACTGGTTCTGGGAGTTCGGCGACGCCGGCAACAACGTGAGCCGCCAGCAGAGTCCGACCTTCACCTACCCGGCGCCGGGGACCTATCTGGTGCGTCTGACCGCGGCGAACGCGACGGGTTCGAGCGAGGCCACCCAGTTCGTGGCGGTGACCGGCAACTGAGCGGGCGCAGGGGCGCTATAATCCGCGGGTTCGTCGGCGATCTCAGCCGTTCGGCGCCGTCACCATGGCGGCGCCGCCAAGGAGCCCGGTTTGCCTGAGCCCGTGTCAGAAGACGGTCGCCTGGAAGCACTCAGGCTGAGATGGGAGCGCGATCCGGGATCGCGCATCTTCCTCCAACTCGCCGAAGAGTACCGGCGGCACGGCAAGCTCTCCGAGGCGGTGCGGACGCTCGAGAAAGGCCTGGCCACGCAGCCGGGCTACCTCTCGGCGCGCGTCGCCCTCGGCCGCTGCCGGCTCGAGCTCGGCGACGCTCCCGGTGCCTGCACGGTGCTCGAGACCGTGCTGGCCGCCGATCCGACCCAACTGGTGGCGAACAAGCTCCTGATCGAGGCCTACGTTCGGACGGCACGTCCGGACAAGGCACGCGACCGCCTGGACCTCTACCTCCTGCTCAACGAGAGCGACCCGGAGATCGGCGACCTCGAGCGTCGTGTGCTCGCGCTCGAGAAGACGCCACCGCCCCAGGACGCTCTCGGCGCGGCGGGCCGGGAAGCCGGCGCGGGAGCGCCCGCCCCGGTGGCGGGGAAGGAGACGAAGGCCCCGGACGCGGCGCAGGAAGTCCGTCCCACGATGCCGGTGCCTCGCGCTGCCGGCGAGGCGGCGCGAAGCACGCCCGCCGCTCCGCTCGCGCTGCCGACCCCGACGCTCGGTGCGCTCGACCTCGCCGCCGTGCCGTTGCCGGCGCGTGCGCGTCGCATCGGCTCGCGCGGCGCGAGCGAGCTTCCCAACCCGTTCCCGATGCTCCCTCGGTCGGGGGACCGAATCCGGCTCGTGCGATCGCTCGCTGCCGAAGGGATCTTCCGGCAGACGATCGGCATGGCGCAGGCCGTCGAATCCGCCGAGCGCCTCGACCCGATGCCACGGCTCCAGCACTGGACGGACGAGGCGTGGCCGCACGCTCCCGTGGAGGAGCCGCAGGCGCTATTCGCAGAGCCCCTGAGCGAGCGCTCCGAACGTCCCGTCGAGCCCGCTGTCGGCGCGGCGGATTTCTACGCCCAGCCGGCCGCTGCGACCGAGACCCCGGCCGAAGAGACCGCTGTCGAGCCGCCTGCCGATCGCACGCCGCTCGCGCGAGCCGAGCCCGAATCCCCGCAGATCGAAGACCCAGCTCCGGTCGCGGAGCCCTCGGTCGTGGCGACGGGCGCGCCGCCGCCCAGCCCGTGGTGGAAGATCCCGGCGCCTCCCGTGGAGACGCAGGAGCCTCCGGTGGAGGCCGAGCCCCCGCTTCCGCCGGAGAACGCCGACGTCGAGGGGGCGACCGAGGATGTCGCGCCGGCCGCCTTCGCGTTCGAAGCTCCCGAGGCGCCGATCGCGGCGTCGTCCAGCGAGCCCGTGGGCCAGCGGCTCGAAGCGGTTGAGCCGGTCGACCCGGCGCCCGTGCCGCCGCGGGGTGGGCGATCGATCTCCTCGGCGGACGCCACGGCGACGCTCGCCGAGCTCTATCTCCAGCAGGGCCACATCGACGAGGCGGAGAAGTCGTTCCGCTCGGTGCTCGCACGCGATCCCGGGAACCTGCAGGCCGCCGCGGGACTCGACGAGGTCAGCCGGCGCCGACGCCAGATCGGTGCCCGCACCGCCGCACAGCCGGTGCCGCTGGGTTTGACAGCTCGGAAGATCCGCGCTCTCCAGGGCTACCTCGAGCGCATCCGGGAGGGAGCGAGACGGCATGTTTCTTGAGCGACTGAGTGCCATTCAGGGGCGGATCGACGGTGCGATCGCCCTGTCGCTGGTCGATCGGGACGGCATCCCCGTCGAGTCGGTCAATTCGTCGCCCGACCTCGACCTGGAGGTCCTGGCCGCGGAGATGCTCGCTCAGGTGCGGCTCGTCTCGGACCACAACCGGGAGCTCGCGGTCGGCGACGTCGAGCAGTTCTCGGTGACCACCGACAAGATCTGCATCCTGGTGAGCTCGGTGGCCAAGGAGTACTACCTGCTGGCGGTGCTCACGCCCGATGGCAACTACGGCCGAGCGCGATTCGAGCTCAAGCGCGCCCGACTGCAGTTCGAGACCGACCTCATCTGACACCGTCCGGCGTCCTGGACGCCGGCTCGGTCCGCTGCGCGCACGCAGTGGCATCGCAGGGCGGAGCCGCCCTGGAGGGGGAGCGACACACGTGTTGACCTTCGACCAGATCAAGGAGCTCGTCGAGCTCGTCGCCGCGCGGAATCTGCAGGAGCTCGAAGTCGAGCGGTCGGGATTCCGGCTGCGCATCGGCGGACATGCCGCGCCGGTGACGATCGCCCCGGGAGCGTTCGTCGCCGCGCCGGCGCCATTGCCTGGCGCCGCATCCGCTCCGTCCCCTGTCGCCCCGGCGGCTGCGCCGCCGACCCCCGCCGGCCCCGCCCCTCACGTCGTCAATTCGCCGATCGTCGGGACCTTCTATGCGGCGCCGAGTCCCGACGCCGATCCGTTCGTCCGTGTCGGCGACCGGGTGCGCAAGGGCCAGGTGCTCTGCATCGTCGAGGCGATGAAACTGATGAACGAGATCGAGTCGGACGTCGACGGCGAAGTGGTCGAGATCCACCCGAAGAACGGCCAGCCGGTGGAGTTCGGCGAGCCGCTCTTTGCCGTGCGCGTCGGCTGAGAACGGACCCGGAGCCGATGTTCCGCAAGGTCCTCATCGCCAACCGCGGCGAGATCGCTCTCCGCATCATCCACGCCTGCCGCGAGCTCGGCATCGCCACGGTGGCCGTCTACAGCACCGCCGATCGCGACTCGCTGCACGTCACCTACGCCGACGAGGACGTCTGCATCGGGCCCCCGCCGTCGTCGGCGAGCTATCTCAACATCTCGGCGATCATCTCGGCCGCGGAGATCACCGGTGCCGACGCGATCCATCCTGGATACGGCTTCCTCGCCGAGAACGCGCACTTCGCCGAGGTGCTCCAGGAGTGCCGCCTGGCCTGGATCGGTCCGCGGCCCGAGACGATCCGGCTGATGGGCGACAAGGCACGCGCCCGCCAGACGGCGAAGGCTTGCGGTGTCCCCGTCCTGCCCGGCAGCGGCGAGGCGCTGCAGGACGCCGAGGAGGCGCGCCGTCTCGCCGCGGGCGTCGGTTTCCCGGTGATCCTCAAGGCCGCGGCCGGTGGCGGTGGGCGCGGCATGCGCATCGTCCATCAGGAGAAGGACCTCGAGAGCCAGTTCGTCACTGCCAGCAACGAAGCGGCGAAGGCGTTCGGCGACGGATCGATCTATCTCGAGAAGTACCTCGTCGCGCCGCGCCACATCGAGTTCCAGGTCTTCGGCGACCGCCATGGCCGGGTGATCCATCTCGGCGAGCGCGAGTGCTCGATCCAGCGCCGGCACCAGAAGCTGATCGAGGAGTCTCCCTCTCCGGCGCTGACCCCGGCGCTGCGCGAGGAGATGGGCGCGGCGGCGATCCGGCTCTGCGAGGAGGTCGGCTACGAGAACGCCGGAACCATCGAGTTCCTGCTGGATGCCGACGGCAGCTTCTATTTCATGGAGATGAACACCCGGATCCAGGTCGAGCACCCGGTCACCGAAATGGTCACCGGCGTCGATCTGGTGAAGCTCCAGCTCGAAGTCGCGGCCGGCGAACGGATGCACGTGGCGAGCGGACTCAAGCCGCGCGGCCACGCCATCGAGTGCCGGATCAACGCCGAGGACCCGGACACCTTCGCCCCCAGCCCGGGCAGGCTCACGACGCTTCACCTGCCCGGCGGTCCTGGCGTGCGGGTCGACACGCACGCCTACGAGGACTACCTGATCCCGCCGAACTACGACAGCCTGGTCGCCAAGCTGATCGTCCACGGGCGTGACCGGCGCGAGGCGATCGCCCGGATGGCGCGCTCGCTCGACTTCATGGTGGTCGAAGGGATCAAGACCTCGATTCCGCTGCATCGCCGGATCCTGCGGGACCCGGTCTTCGGCGACGGTGCGCTGTCGACGCGCTTCCTCGAGCAGATGCTGGAGCGCGAGGAGACGGCGCGGCGCGCTCATCTCCCCGAGTCGCGGTCGCTTTGAGGCCGCTCGCCCGGCTAGACTCGCGCGGGCGGACCGGGATGGCCAGCGAGTGCATGGATCGCCGATGCGCGTCTATCTGACCGGCTTCATGGGATCGGGCAAGACCTCGGTCGGCGAGAGTCTGGCGCGGAACCTCGGGATGCCCTTCGTCGACCTCGACCGCGCGATCGAGATCGCCGCCGGCGCCACGGTGCGCGAGATCTTCGAGCGACAGGGCGAGACCGAGTTCCGCCGCATGGAACGCGAAGCGCTCGCCGGCACGCTCGCTCTGGAAGATGCCGTGATCGCCACCGGCGGGGGAACGCTCACCTTCGCCGAGAACGCCGAGCTGGTGGCCGGGGCCGGGCTCTCGGTCTGGTTGAACGTGCCGTTCGCGGTGATCGTCTCGCGTCTCGGTGTCGACGGCAGGCCGGACCGCCCGCTCTTCCGCGACGAGACGCAGGCCTTCGCCCTCTACCGCGAACGCCTGGCGGCCTACCAGCGGGCCGATATCCGCCTCGACATCGGGGCGGACGAGCAGGTCGACGAGGTGGCGGCGCGACTCGCGCTGCGCCTGGGAAAGAGCCTGTCGTGCGCTACCTGATCCTCTCGGACATGCACGGCAACAGCGACGCCCTCGCGGCGGTGCTGCGCCGTGTGCGAAGGAAGCGCTTCGATGCGGCGCTCGTGCTCGGCGATCTCGTCGGCTACGGCGCGGCACCCAACCAGGTGGTGGATGCCCTGCGTCGGCTGCCGTGGCCGGCCTATTTCGTGCGCGGCAACCACGACAAGGTGGTGGCCGGCCTCGAAGACGGAGCGAATTTCAACACCGCGGCGCTCGCCGCGGCGCGCTGGACCGCCGAACACCTGACGCCGTCGAATCTGCGCTTCGTGCGCGAGCTGCCGCGAGGCCCCAGGTTGACCGACGACGGTGTCGCCTTCTGCCACGGCTCGCCGCTCGACGAGGACCACTACGTCTTCTCGGCGCTCGATGCGCTCGAGATCTTCGTCCACTTCCCGGGTCCGCAGGTCGTCTTCTTCGGTCACACCCACCTGCCCTCGCAGCTGGTCCAGTCGCCGATCGACCTGCGGGCGACCCTGTTGCGCGGACCCTCGGGCATGGTGACGATCGAGCCGGGGCATCGCTACCTGTTCAACCCGGGAGCCGTCGGGCAGCCGCGCGATCGCGATCCGCGGGCCTCCTACATGACCTACGACAGCGTCGCGCGCGTGGTGCGTTGGCAGCGGATCGACTACGCCGTGGAGCGAGCCCAGGAGCGGATCCTCCGCGCCCGGTTGCCGCGCAACCTCGCCGAGCGCCTCGCCGTGGGCGTGTGAGCCGGGCCGGCTCCCTTCGCGACGTGAGATCGGGGAAGTCGTGGCGCCGGGCGGCTCCGACGGAGCACGCCCGGCACCGAGCGTCGCCTCAGCCGGCGGCGACGTCCGCGCGGTCGAAGCGCAACGCCTGACGGTAGCGGTTGATCGCCGCCAGGACGCCACCCGCGAAGATCAGATAGAGACCGATCCAGACGAGCTGGATGAGCGGCTTGTGGGTCACGTCGAGCGAGAGGTGGGCCGGTGTGCCCTTGAGCTCGGCGAGGCCGTCGACGGCGATCTCGATCGCCCCGCGTTCGGCGTCGATGCCGGATAGGGCGATCGTCGCGCCGTCAGGCAGCGTCAGCGGCTGGAACTCGCTGCGCCCGTCGGGGCTGAAGGAGAAGAGCGGCATGGCCCGCGTCGTCTGTCCGCCGCGCGTGATCTCGAGAACCGCGCCAACGGTCATCGGGCCCGCCGAAGCGTTCATCGCGCCGTGATCGGCCCCCTGCAGGTCGAAGCCGAGGAAGCGGAAGCCGACGCCGCCGCGCTCGACGCTCTGGTCCTTGGCGAGGGTGATCCGTCCACCGGGCTCGCCCGGGTTGTATTCGAGCGGCGAGATGTAGAGATCCTGCAGCGGCATCGTCTTGACGTGAGGATTGGCCATCATCTGCTGCGTGCGGTCGTTGAGGAACAGCTTCGGATAGGCCATGTAGCGCGAGCCGTCGGCGCGCACCACCTCGACCTCCATCCGCTCCTTCTCGTCGGCCGTCCGCGGAACGTAGCGATGGAACGTCAGGGTGAGATCGCCGACCGCCTTCGGGACGCCGCGCTCGAGCGTCACCTTCTCGCTCGTGTCGTAGGCCGAGGAGGCGAGGAAGCCGATCAGGATGACGCCGACGCCGACGTGCGTCAGGTAGCCGCCGGCGGTCTTCAGGCCGCCCCGCCGGATGAGGGCGACGGCCGTCGCCAGGTTGCCGGCGACCGCCAGCGAAGCGAGGAAGATGAAGAGCAGGTGGAACGGATCGTGGACGGCGACCACCACCGCGACGATCGTGACCACGGCGGCCACGGCGAGCGGCAGCCGGGCCTGGCGGAGAATGCCGGCCACCCCGCCGCTCTCGCGCCAGGTGAGGTAGGGGATGAGCGAGAGCAGGAAAGCGATGAGCAGGGCGATCGGCGTGTTGACCCGGTTGTAGAACTCCGGCCCGACCTGCCCGGGGTTCTCGAGGAAGCGGGTGAGCAGCGGCGCCGAGGTGCCGAAGGTCACCACCACGGCCGAGGTCAGCAGGGCGATCGAGCCGAGCACGAGGAACGAGCCGCGAGAGAGGAACGGGTCCTCGTTGGGAACGGCCGGGATCTCGCGGAATCGCGTCGCGATGAGCCAGACCGCCATGCCGACGAAGAAGACCATCAACGCGATCAGCCAGCCCGAAATCCCCAGGTCGACGAAGCTGTGCACCGAGAAGTCGGCCAGCACGCCGGAGCGGGTGAGGAAGGTGCCGTAGAGCACCGAGAGATAGACCAGCGAGGCGAGCACGACGTTGGCACGACGGTAGCGCCCGCGCGTCCGTTCCAGATAGAGACCGTGAATGAGCGCGGTGCCGAAGATCCAGGGGATGAGCGAGGCGTTCTCCACCGGATCCCAGCCCCAGTAGCCGCCCCAGCCCAGCGTCTTGTAGGCCCAGTAGCCGCCCATCAGGATCGCCACCCCGAGCACCAGGAAGCCGAAGAGCGCCCAGGGGAAGGCGCGCACCGCCCAGCCCTCGTAGTCGCGCCGCCAGAGCGCGGCCATGGCGAAGGCGAAGGGGATGGCGCTCGCCGCGTAGCCGATGAACATGATCGGCGGATGGATCACCATCCAGTTGTCCTGCAGCAGCGGATTCAGCCCGACCCCGTCGGCGGGCGTCTGGGGCAGCATCACGAAGGGGTTCTCGCGCACCAGGATCAGCAGCAGCGCGATCTGGGTGAGCACGAAGGTCCCCATCACCGGCGCTTCGTCTCGGCCCGCAGCGCGGGCGAGCGGCAGGCCGAGCAGCGAGCCCCAGAGCAGCCAGATGAGGAAGCTCCCCTTCTGTCCGGCCCAGAAGGCGGCGAGCTGGAAGTGCGTCGGCAGCTCGTTGCCCGAGTACTGGTAGACGTACTCGATGCGGTAGTCCCGCAGGTAGAGGCAGACGAGCAGGACCGCCGAGGCGAGGACGATCGAGATCGCGAAGAAGCGGTAGGAGGTGCGGGCGAAGCGCCGCGACGCCTCGTCGCCGCCGAGCGCCGCGGCGTAACCGTAGAGCGCGGCGAAGGCGAAAGCGCAAGCGCACCAGAGCGCCAGGGCGCCTGGCAGGTAGAGCGACGAGAGA
This genomic window from Holophagales bacterium contains:
- the ccsA gene encoding cytochrome c biogenesis protein CcsA, whose protein sequence is MTYLSSLYLPGALALWCACAFAFAALYGYAAALGGDEASRRFARTSYRFFAISIVLASAVLLVCLYLRDYRIEYVYQYSGNELPTHFQLAAFWAGQKGSFLIWLLWGSLLGLPLARAAGRDEAPVMGTFVLTQIALLLILVRENPFVMLPQTPADGVGLNPLLQDNWMVIHPPIMFIGYAASAIPFAFAMAALWRRDYEGWAVRAFPWALFGFLVLGVAILMGGYWAYKTLGWGGYWGWDPVENASLIPWIFGTALIHGLYLERTRGRYRRANVVLASLVYLSVLYGTFLTRSGVLADFSVHSFVDLGISGWLIALMVFFVGMAVWLIATRFREIPAVPNEDPFLSRGSFLVLGSIALLTSAVVVTFGTSAPLLTRFLENPGQVGPEFYNRVNTPIALLIAFLLSLIPYLTWRESGGVAGILRQARLPLAVAAVVTIVAVVVAVHDPFHLLFIFLASLAVAGNLATAVALIRRGGLKTAGGYLTHVGVGVILIGFLASSAYDTSEKVTLERGVPKAVGDLTLTFHRYVPRTADEKERMEVEVVRADGSRYMAYPKLFLNDRTQQMMANPHVKTMPLQDLYISPLEYNPGEPGGRITLAKDQSVERGGVGFRFLGFDLQGADHGAMNASAGPMTVGAVLEITRGGQTTRAMPLFSFSPDGRSEFQPLTLPDGATIALSGIDAERGAIEIAVDGLAELKGTPAHLSLDVTHKPLIQLVWIGLYLIFAGGVLAAINRYRQALRFDRADVAAG